One stretch of Anguilla anguilla isolate fAngAng1 chromosome 5, fAngAng1.pri, whole genome shotgun sequence DNA includes these proteins:
- the si:dkey-117m1.4 gene encoding uncharacterized protein si:dkey-117m1.4, protein MAETVRSLFDYREPPTLDSDGEGSKPPPPRGRGCGRKRKGTPVKVCDRVFVTEDEEESLSEHSYCPGDGQYQEGEEDRLPPPDGPYYLADPAQLCVSELGEEGGSGARTAVLYPPPPNCRIREVHCGSQVRLVVIAIRDIAKGEEITVDYSLTEWGENAMGFHSSVSPGGFECSSDAENNVKKEEESGPVSLSLSVSDYLTPSWSLSPSSSPLSHSEPSDSDREEEEDEEDEDAQEHRGRMLRRRKKRKGAPGAKKKAGPRTPGRPALFSRAPPQPAPARPLFKSPPTVAPTATTTNINNNININIGRDGPAGVVEGVGVVGGGQRQSCPYCGRQFRLLARHLEKHHAQQPEIRAAMERAQTHPHAALPQLRPPAHPHSALPVPSSSSCSSAPPTLSFSREREAQVHGGNNGVSLSLSLSPASLSHASPRKSPALSTPPRKSPAPPLSTPPRKSPAPPLSATPRKSPALPFSTPPRRGVSTMTTPRKGGRRLKKEKEEEQPEERQVTKEEEVSPPVFQEVVKEGMQEENGVREEESGGEEKKGAMSSSRRPHMMPLLSSLSSLVMYLRRLQHSAFLSLSRSPQSAEAWRLLCHASLALLILYNRRRECEASKLTIQEYRSRVTPQCPIPVPPGAPPALTPLEASLSPFERQVLPHLPRAGVQGKRGRVQPLILPPHSEPCLELLLQTRPGVGVDPQNPYVFARPYHSPATPLRGTDLLRSLARSSGTRNPRALTQTRLRRQVAIFTQLLLLGEGEGQGAGSTSASQRLESFLQKEYHVTQSCARIGQDPGLMGRVGRVVLCGERDGVLFRGMSLHHICLELDVMSGNSADSFSDDSDGEQGKEKAGASSATMGKKGVANGKSPRQRKGNAALPNSASPFASPNGRRKGAGQPKPGKRGVLKRPWSEAERTAVESHLTRNIMELRVPAKADCERCLQLCPLLVTNRRDWRAIKFYCHNRIQLLKKRERRESLSAMGAPPMC, encoded by the exons GCGAGGCTGTGGCCGTAAGAGGAAGGGAACGCCCGTGAAGGTGTGCGACCGGGTCTTCGTCaccgaggatgaggaggagagcCTGTCTGAACACAGCTACTGTCCGG GTGACGGTCAGTaccaggaaggagaggaggacagaCTTCCCCCGCCCGATGGCCCCTACTACCTCGCCGACCCCGCCCAGCTATG cgtCTCGGAGCTcggagaggaagggggcagcGGGGCCAGGACCGCCGTGCTCTACCCGCCGCCGCCAAACTGCCGCATCAGAGAGGTGCACTGTGGGAGCCAGGTGCGGCTGGTCGTCATAGCGATCAGAGACATCGCCAAGGGGGAGGAGATAACCGTGGACTACAGCCTGACCGAGTGGGGGGAGAACGCCATG GGTTTCCACAGCTCTGTGTCTCCAGGAGGGTTCGAATGCAGCTCTGATGCCGAGAACAATGTAAAGAAG gaggaggagtctggccctgtctccctctctctctccgtctctgacTACCTCACGCCCTCCTGGTCCCTCTCCCCTTCATCTTCCCCGCTCTCTCACTCCGAGCCCAGCGACTCGGAccgcgaggaagaggaggacgaggaggacgaggacgcGCAGGAGCACAGGGGCCGCATGCTGCGCAGGCGCAAGAAGCGGAAGGGCGCGCCCGGTGCCAAAAAGAAGGCGGGGCCCCGGACTCCCGGCCGCCCCGCCCTCTTCTCCCGCGCCCCGCCCCAGCCCGCCCCCGCGCGGCCCCTCTTCAAATCACCGCCCACCGTGgcccccaccgccaccaccaccaacatcaacaacaacatcaacatcaacattGGGCGGGACGGGCCGGCGGGCGTGGTGGAGGGCGTGGGCGTGGTCGGGGGTGGGCAGAGGCAGAGCTGCCCGTACTGCGGCCGCCAGTTCCGCTTGCTCGCCCGCCACCTGGAGAAGCACCACGCCCAGCAGCCCGAGATCAGGGCGGCCATGGAGCGCGCCCAGACCCACCCCCACGCCGCCCTGCCGCAGCTGCgtccccccgcccacccgcaCTCCGCCCTGCccgtcccctcctcctcctcctgctcctcggccccgcccacgcTCTCCTTCTCCAGGGAAAGAGAGGCCCAGGTTCACGGCGGAAACAACggcgtctccctctctctgtccctctcccccgcctccctcagCCACGCCTCCCCCAGGAagagccccgccctctccaCCCCGCCCAGGAAgagcccggccccgcccctctccacTCCGCCCAGGaagagccccgccccgcccctctccgccACGCCCAGGAAGAGCCCGGCTCTGCCCTTTTCAACCCCGCCCAGGAGGGGTGTGTCCACAATGACCACGCCCAGGAAGGGTGGCCGCAGGttgaagaaggagaaggaggaggagcagccggaGGAGAGGCAGGTGACTAAAGAAGAGGAGGTCTCTCCTCCCGTCTTTCAGGAGGTGGTGAAGGAGGGCATGCAAGAAGAGAAcggagtgagggaggaggagagtggaggagaggagaagaaaggagcAATGTCGAG ctcccgCAGGCCCCACATGATGCCGCTGCTGTCCTCGCTCTCGTCGCTGGTGATGTACCTGCGGCGGCTGCAGCACTCGGCCTTCCTGTCGCTGTCGCGCTCGCCGCAGTCGGCCGAGGCGTGGCGGCTGCTCTGCCACGCCAGCCTGGCGCTGCTCATCCTGTACAACCGGCGGCGCGAGTGCGAGGCGTCCAAGCTCACCATCCAGGAGTACCGCAGCCGCGTCACGCCGCAGTGCCCCATCCCCGTGCCGCCCGGCGCCCCGCCCGCCCTCACCCCGCTGGAGGCCTCGCTCTCGCCCTTCGAGCGCCAGGTGCTGCCCCACCTGCCCCGGGCCGGCGTGCAGGGCAAGCGGGGGCGGGTGCAGCCCCTCATCCTGCCCCCCCACAGCGAGCCCtgcctggagctgctgctgcagacccGGCCCGGCGTGGGGGTGGACCCGCAGAACCCCTACGTCTTCGCCCGGCCCTACCACTCGCCGGCCACGCCCCTGCGGGGCACGGACCTGCTGCGGAGCCTGGCGCGCTCCAGCGGGACCCGAAACCCGCGCGCCCTCACCCAGACCCGCCTGCGGCGCCAGGTGGCCATCTTcacccagctgctgctgctgggcgaGGGCGAGGGGCAAGGGGCGGGCAGCACCAGCGCCAGCCAGCGCCTGGAGAGCTTCCTGCAGAAGGAGTACCACGTGACCCAGAGCTGCGCCAGGATTGGCCAGGACCCGGGCCTGATGGGCCGCGTGGGCAGGGTGGTGCTCTGCGGAGAGAGGGACGGGGTGCTGTTTCGGGGGATGAGCCTGCACCACATCTGCCTGGAGCTGGACG TGATGTCAGGGAACTCTGCAGACTCTTTCTCTGATGACTCGGACGGGGAGCAGGGTAAAGAGAAGGCGGGGGCGTCGTCGGCGACGATGGGGAAGAAGGGCGTGGCCAATGGCAAGTCCCCCCGGCAGAGGAAAGGAAACGCAGCTCTTCCCAACTCCGCCTCCCCTTTCGCCTCCCCCAACGGTCGCAGGAAGGGAGCAGGCCAGCCcaaaccag ggaagcgTGGCGTTCTGAAGCGGCCCTGGTCGGAGGCGGAGCGCACGGCCGTGGAGTCCCACCTGACGCGCAACATCATGGAGCTGCGGGTGCCCGCCAAGGCCGACTGCGAGCGCTGCCTGCagctctgccccctgctggtcaccaACCGCCGTGACTGGCGGGCCATCAAGTTCTACTGCCACAACCGCATCCAGCTGCTGAAGAAGAGGGAGCGGAGGGAGAGCCTGAGCGCCATGGGGGCTCCGCCCATGTGCTGA